One genomic region from Haloterrigena gelatinilytica encodes:
- a CDS encoding LolA family protein, translating to MRQTRRGFVALGVGAIPVATAGCLRPRGADATTAAELERRLGDLDRPETMIGTVETTFDRDGATTVTVDEITARAGGETYVEGTTDDATFRNVDDGERAWFHDLERNRIAVLGSEMSGESHIDYSYGETTTYFDQLDATVREETTLDGRDVYLVRFAPPPDEVVERSISVLVGDTEFVIPLETEERETTELQETVERIDVWFDRETLFPVKQIVETNAVDYDAIYTSLSLNEPVADDPFAFDPPEDALVEEHVFPYLDRYDALEDAEADAGVAMTEPTRLPDRFTRATAAVADYPYADDLWEVSVRYAGDESVGESIRVGACNGPRPFDVDGETVSVDGASGTVAESDLGTTVEWPCGERTYVVFATASVDRETALSVAESVDDCD from the coding sequence ATGCGACAGACACGTCGGGGGTTCGTCGCGCTCGGGGTCGGTGCGATACCGGTCGCGACGGCGGGCTGTCTCCGCCCTCGCGGCGCCGACGCGACGACGGCCGCGGAGCTCGAACGCCGACTGGGCGACCTCGACCGTCCGGAGACGATGATCGGCACCGTCGAGACGACGTTCGACCGCGATGGGGCGACGACCGTCACCGTAGACGAGATCACGGCCCGCGCCGGCGGCGAGACGTACGTCGAAGGGACCACCGACGACGCCACCTTTCGGAACGTCGACGACGGGGAGCGGGCCTGGTTTCACGACCTCGAGCGAAACCGCATCGCGGTGCTGGGCTCCGAGATGAGCGGCGAGAGCCACATCGATTACAGCTACGGCGAGACGACGACGTACTTCGATCAACTCGATGCGACGGTGCGCGAGGAGACGACGCTCGACGGCAGAGACGTCTACCTGGTCCGGTTCGCTCCGCCGCCGGACGAGGTCGTCGAGCGTTCGATCAGCGTCCTCGTCGGCGACACGGAGTTCGTGATCCCGCTCGAGACGGAAGAGCGCGAGACGACGGAGCTACAGGAGACCGTCGAGCGGATCGACGTCTGGTTCGATCGGGAGACGCTGTTCCCGGTCAAACAGATCGTCGAAACGAACGCCGTCGATTACGACGCGATCTACACGTCGCTCTCGCTGAACGAACCGGTCGCGGACGACCCGTTCGCGTTTGACCCGCCTGAGGACGCTCTCGTCGAAGAACACGTCTTCCCCTACCTCGACCGGTACGACGCGCTCGAGGACGCGGAAGCCGACGCAGGGGTCGCGATGACGGAACCGACTCGCCTGCCGGACCGGTTCACTCGCGCGACGGCCGCCGTCGCCGACTACCCGTACGCGGACGACCTGTGGGAGGTCTCGGTCAGGTACGCCGGCGACGAGAGCGTCGGCGAGTCGATCCGGGTCGGCGCCTGTAACGGCCCCCGCCCGTTCGACGTCGACGGCGAGACGGTCTCCGTCGACGGCGCGTCCGGGACCGTCGCCGAGAGCGATCTCGGGACGACCGTCGAGTGGCCCTGCGGCGAGCGGACGTACGTCGTCTTCGCGACCGCGTCGGTCGATCGCGAGACGGCGCTGTCGGTCGCCGAGTCGGTCGACGATTGCGACTAG
- a CDS encoding thiamine pyrophosphate-dependent enzyme, whose amino-acid sequence MGEEREIDQDEFTPGVEPQPTWCPGCGDFGVLKSLKQALPEAGKTPEEVLTVTGIGCSGKLNSYLDTYGFHTIHGRSLPVARAAKLANPELEVIAAGGDGDGYGIGGNHFIHTARENHDMTYIVFNNEIFGLTKGQTSPTSPKGHKSKTQPSGSAKTPLRPLSTSLNAGASYIARTAAVNPNQAKEIIKEAIEHDGFAHVDFLTQCPTWNKDARQYVPYVDVQESDDYDFDVNDRAEAAEMMRETEDVLNEGTVLTGRYYVDDDRPSYSQEKHAVGEMPDQPLAERYFDDDAEWERSYDLLDRHT is encoded by the coding sequence ATCGGTGAGGAACGCGAGATCGACCAGGACGAGTTCACGCCCGGTGTCGAACCGCAGCCGACCTGGTGTCCGGGCTGTGGCGACTTCGGCGTCCTGAAGTCGCTGAAACAGGCGCTTCCCGAAGCCGGGAAGACCCCCGAAGAGGTGCTGACCGTCACCGGGATCGGCTGTTCCGGCAAGCTGAACAGCTACCTGGACACGTACGGTTTCCACACGATCCACGGCCGCTCGCTGCCCGTCGCACGGGCCGCGAAGCTCGCCAACCCCGAACTCGAGGTCATCGCCGCGGGCGGCGACGGCGACGGCTACGGGATCGGCGGGAACCACTTCATCCACACGGCCCGCGAGAACCACGACATGACGTACATCGTGTTCAACAACGAGATCTTCGGGCTGACCAAGGGCCAGACCTCGCCCACCAGTCCGAAGGGCCACAAGTCCAAGACCCAGCCGTCGGGCAGCGCGAAGACGCCGCTGCGACCGCTGTCGACGTCGCTGAACGCCGGCGCGAGCTACATCGCTCGCACCGCCGCGGTCAACCCGAACCAGGCCAAGGAGATCATCAAGGAAGCCATCGAACACGACGGCTTCGCGCACGTGGACTTCCTGACGCAGTGTCCGACCTGGAACAAGGACGCACGCCAGTACGTCCCGTACGTCGACGTCCAGGAGTCCGACGACTACGACTTCGACGTCAACGACCGCGCGGAAGCCGCCGAGATGATGCGCGAGACCGAGGACGTCCTCAACGAGGGCACCGTCCTGACGGGTCGGTACTACGTCGACGATGACCGACCCTCCTACTCCCAGGAGAAACACGCCGTCGGCGAGATGCCCGACCAGCCGCTGGCCGAGCGCTACTTCGACGACGACGCCGAGTGGGAGCGCAGCTACGACCTGCTCGACCGTCACACGTAA
- a CDS encoding alpha/beta hydrolase, with amino-acid sequence MPVSLDSQVEAFLHELSDRGLPPLYRLSLEEARETYRELTVSDEFVDAVGSVTDRTVPGPAGEIPIRIYAPSGDGPFPPLVFYHGGGWILGDLETHDGLCRALTNATDCVVVAVDYRLAPEHRFPAALEDCYAATRWVANNRTAIDATTEGLATCGESAGGTLAAGVALLARDRDGPVIDHQTLLYPPTNYAFDTDSYEENAQGYFLTREDMKRFWRGYLRSELDGRHPYASPLRADLEGMPSSLVVTAGFDPVRDDGRAFADRLADAGVSARHLEYDEMIHGFLPMLDDPELDRAREAIDEVGAAVRGAIR; translated from the coding sequence ATGCCAGTATCGCTCGATTCCCAGGTGGAAGCGTTCCTCCACGAACTGTCGGACCGGGGACTCCCGCCGCTCTATCGCCTCTCGCTCGAGGAAGCGCGGGAGACGTACCGCGAACTCACCGTCTCCGACGAATTCGTCGACGCCGTCGGCTCGGTAACCGACCGGACGGTGCCCGGCCCGGCCGGCGAGATTCCGATTCGGATCTACGCGCCGTCGGGCGACGGGCCGTTTCCGCCGCTGGTGTTCTACCACGGAGGGGGGTGGATCCTCGGCGATCTCGAGACCCACGACGGACTCTGTCGAGCGCTCACGAACGCGACGGACTGCGTCGTGGTCGCCGTCGACTACCGACTCGCACCCGAACACCGGTTTCCGGCGGCGCTCGAGGACTGTTACGCAGCGACGCGGTGGGTCGCGAACAACCGGACGGCGATCGACGCGACGACGGAGGGACTCGCCACCTGCGGCGAGAGCGCGGGCGGCACGCTCGCCGCGGGCGTGGCGCTGCTCGCCCGCGACCGAGACGGCCCGGTGATCGACCACCAGACGCTTCTCTATCCGCCCACGAACTACGCGTTCGACACGGACTCCTACGAGGAGAACGCGCAAGGGTACTTCCTCACCCGCGAGGACATGAAGCGGTTCTGGCGGGGCTACCTCCGGAGCGAACTGGACGGGCGCCACCCCTACGCGTCGCCGCTCCGGGCGGACCTCGAGGGGATGCCGTCGTCGCTGGTCGTGACCGCCGGCTTCGATCCGGTCCGAGACGACGGCCGCGCGTTCGCTGACCGGCTGGCGGACGCCGGCGTTTCCGCTCGACACCTCGAGTACGACGAGATGATCCACGGATTTCTGCCGATGCTCGACGATCCAGAACTCGACCGCGCGCGGGAAGCAATCGACGAGGTCGGCGCGGCAGTCCGGGGCGCGATCCGCTGA
- a CDS encoding biotin/lipoyl-containing protein has translation MGYVIKMPKLGLEMERGIVLEWTVDEGETVDEGDVLVEVESEKSIGEVDAREDGALRHVYVEEGEEVPPGTPIGILAAPDADISDLRADAEAELEAEAPEVAAAAGPDAGAASDAPQRETRTRRPRRTAPTAATRPPRSPPAAGRTGRPRTSRRLRARESAPRNSRWT, from the coding sequence ATGGGATACGTTATCAAGATGCCGAAGCTGGGACTCGAGATGGAACGCGGGATCGTCCTCGAGTGGACCGTCGACGAAGGGGAGACCGTCGACGAAGGGGACGTCCTCGTCGAGGTCGAGTCGGAGAAGAGCATCGGCGAGGTCGACGCCCGCGAGGACGGGGCCCTCCGGCACGTCTACGTCGAAGAGGGCGAGGAGGTACCGCCCGGGACGCCGATCGGCATCCTGGCGGCGCCGGACGCCGACATCTCGGACCTGCGGGCCGACGCCGAGGCCGAACTCGAGGCGGAAGCGCCCGAGGTCGCGGCGGCCGCCGGTCCGGACGCCGGCGCGGCGTCGGACGCGCCACAGCGGGAGACGCGGACGCGACGCCCGAGGCGAACGGCGCCGACGGCGGCGACGCGGCCGCCGCGCAGCCCTCCAGCGGCGGGTCGGACGGGGCGCCCGAGGACCTCAAGGCGTCTCCGCGCGCGCGAAAGCGCGCCGAGGAACTCGAGGTGGACCTGA
- a CDS encoding E3 binding domain-containing protein: MDLTAVEGTGPMGSITEADVEAAAESAAEATDAEPTAADATDGEEITASPRARKRAEELEVDLTTVEGTGPMGSITEADVEDAAESAPEPGTARSEAERETDIEISVEPTDVAGVRRIEPGDPLTDRYHRTTAVAAPAAANALFEATEAVRTAFEDEVTMTDLLVVLASATLADHPVLNGTYAESTHQVRATQNVALVAGSDDGPASVVVPDARNRSLTEIVEARRTVDGDDADAAETERATFTVANAAETEADGRLVNPPSVATLEVDPTGQRAVPNGDDVRLRPLVVATLTYDARAIGGNEAAAFLERLFERAERASELVLGSYRGRE; this comes from the coding sequence GTGGACCTGACAGCGGTCGAGGGGACCGGACCGATGGGGTCGATCACCGAGGCGGACGTGGAGGCCGCGGCCGAATCGGCCGCCGAAGCGACGGATGCGGAGCCGACTGCGGCCGACGCGACGGACGGCGAGGAGATCACGGCCTCGCCCCGCGCGAGGAAACGGGCGGAAGAACTCGAGGTCGATCTGACGACGGTCGAGGGGACCGGGCCGATGGGATCGATCACCGAAGCCGACGTGGAAGACGCGGCCGAGTCGGCGCCGGAGCCCGGAACAGCCCGCTCCGAAGCCGAACGCGAGACCGATATCGAGATTTCGGTGGAACCGACCGACGTCGCCGGCGTCCGCCGAATCGAACCCGGTGATCCGCTGACGGATCGGTACCATCGGACGACGGCCGTCGCCGCGCCGGCGGCCGCGAACGCGCTGTTCGAGGCGACCGAAGCGGTGCGGACGGCCTTCGAGGACGAGGTCACGATGACCGACTTGCTGGTCGTTCTCGCCTCGGCGACGCTCGCCGACCACCCGGTGCTGAACGGAACGTACGCGGAGTCGACCCATCAGGTCCGAGCGACGCAAAACGTCGCGCTCGTCGCCGGGAGCGACGACGGGCCGGCCTCCGTCGTCGTTCCGGACGCTCGAAACCGCTCGCTGACGGAGATCGTCGAGGCGCGGCGGACGGTCGACGGCGACGACGCGGACGCCGCCGAAACGGAGCGGGCCACGTTCACCGTCGCGAACGCCGCCGAGACCGAGGCGGACGGGCGACTCGTTAATCCGCCGTCCGTCGCGACTCTCGAGGTCGATCCGACCGGCCAGCGGGCCGTTCCGAACGGCGACGACGTGCGCCTCCGGCCGCTCGTGGTCGCGACGCTGACCTACGACGCGCGAGCGATCGGCGGCAACGAGGCGGCCGCGTTCCTCGAGCGACTGTTCGAGCGGGCCGAGCGGGCGTCGGAACTCGTCCTCGGGTCGTACCGCGGTCGTGAGTGA